A segment of the Candidatus Polarisedimenticolia bacterium genome:
TCGAGGGCGGTCAACCGCCTTGAGTCGCCGCCTTTCGCTCGCGGGCGCACGGCAGGGTGTGGACGATGCCGTTGTGAGCTCGGCACCGGTTCGAGAGGGCATCCGGTGCGCCCGCGAGCGAGTCTCGAATCGTGCGTGAGTGAAGCCGTGTGGCTTTTCCGGTCCGTATCCCCCCAACGTCCGAGAAAGGAGAGTCCCATGAAAAGACCGTTCTTTCGCGCCCTGGCCCTGTTCCTCTTCGCCGCCCCGACGCTCGCCTCCGCGGCGCCGGTCGTCTTCGAGGCCTCCGGAGCCGTCGCTTCGGATATCCGCCCCGCGGTGGATGATTTCCGCGCCTTCCTGGGTCCGCTGAATCCCAATACTCCGGGGTCGTTCCCCAGCGGCCGCCGGGAGATCAACTGGGACGGCGTGCCCGACGCTTTCGCCGCCCCGAACCTGCTCCCGCCCGACTTCTTCAACGTCAACTCGCCCCGCGGCGCGGTCTTCTTCACTTCAGGAAGCGGATTCCAGGTGAGCGCGGACAACGACAATCCGACGAACACGCCGCTCCTGTTCGGCAACCTCCATCCGGCCTTCCCGGCGATCTTCAGCGTCTTCAGCCCTCAACGCCTGTTCACCGCACTGGACAGCAACGTGACCGAGACGCTGTTCTTCGTCCCCGGTAGCGCTACGGGAGCGACGGTGGCCGGCTTCGGCGCGGTGTTCACCGACGTCAACCGCCTTGGAAGCACGAGAATCGAGTTCTTCGACGCGCGGGGCAGGCTGCTGTTCAGCCGCGACGTCCTGCCGGGTCCGGCGACGGTTCGCGCCAGCCAGTCGTTCCTGGGGGTCGGCTTCGACGCCGGCGAGCGTGTCTTCCTGGTGCGCATCACCAGCGGCAACCGAGCTCCGAAAACACCGGCCCGGGACGTCGTCGTGATGGACGATTTCATCTATGCCGAGCCGCAGGCCGTTCCCTGAGCAACCGCATCTCATTCCGGCGTGAGGAGATCACGATGACCTTTGAAGCGAGGACGATCGAGGCCTTGAAGCAGAGCGTGGCAGGTGAGGTGCTGCTCCCCGGGAGCGAGTCGTACGAAAGCGCCCGGAAGATCTGGAACGCGATGGTCGACAAGCGACCCGGAGTGATTGTGCGCTGCATGGGCACGCCGGATGTCGTGCGAGCCGTGAACTTCGCCCGGACCACGGCCGCGCCTCTGGCGGTACGCGGCGGCGGCCACAACATCGCCGGCAGCGCCCTGTGCGATGAAGGGATCGTAATCGACTTGTCGTCCATGAGAGCCGTCAGCGTGGACCCGCATGCGCGGCGCGTCATCGTCGAGGCAGGCGCCCGGCTGGCCGATCTCGACGCGGCCACCCAGGTGCACGGCCTGGCCACGCCGCTGGGCATCAACTCGACCACCGGCGTTGCCGGGTTGACGCTCGGCGGCGGGTTCGGCTGGCTTAGCCGCAAGTACGGCATGACGGTCGACAACCTGGAGGCGGCCGAGGTGGTAACCGCCGCCGGAGAGGTGATGCGCGCCAGCGCTACCCAGCATCCCGACCTGTTCTGGGCCCTGCGGGGAGGAAGCGGCAACTTCGGAGTGGTCACCCGCTTCGAGTTCCGGCTGCACCCGGTGGGACCCGGAGTCCTGAGCGGGCTCATCGTCTACCCGCTCGACCAGGCGAAATCTGTGCTCCGCCAGTATCGTGACTTCATCGCCCAGGCACCCGACGAGCTGTCGGTCTGGGCGGTCCTGCGCCTGGCGCCGCCGCTGCCTTTCCTCCGCCCCTCGGTTCACGGCAAGGCGGTGCTCGTGCTCGCGCTGCTCTATGCCGGCGATCCCGAGGCAGGCGCGAAGCGGATCGAGCCGCTGCGGAAATTCGGCAAGGTGGTGGGAGAAGCCGTGGGCGTGCAGCCCTACACCGCCTGGCAGCAGGCCTTCGATCCCCTGCTGGCCCCGGGGGCCCGCAACTACTGGAAGTCCCACAATCTCGTCGAGCTCGCCGACGGGCTGTTCGATGCCGTGATCGAATCCATCGAGAAGCTGCCGTCACCGCAGTGTGAGATCTTCTTCGGCGCCATCGGCGGGGCGACCACGCGTCCGGCGCCCGAGGCGACCGCCTACGCGCATCGCGATACCCGCTTCGTCATGAACGTCCACGGACGGTGGGACGAGGCGGCCGACGATGAGCGCTGCATTCGCTGGACGAGAGACTTCTTTGAATCTTCGGCGCCGTTCGCGAGCGCCGGGGTCTACGTCAACTTCCTCACCGCCGACGAGCGGGATCGCGTGCGCGCCGCCTACGGAGTGAATTACGAGCGTCTCGCCCGGGTGAAGCGGCGGTACGACGCGGACAATCTCTTCAAAGTGAACCAGAACATCCAACCCGCCTGAAATCCCACCCCCCAGCGGAACCCCGATCGCCGTGTGGCGGTCGGGGCTCCGCCCCTTCCGACCATCGCGCCCGGGAACGGGACTGCGCCTGCAGCCGGGGACTGCGAGGGGGGAGCCGGACACACAACTGGTATCATGCGCGGGAGGAAAGTATGAAGCGCCTGTCCCATCCCCACTACGTCCTGCTTCTGGCGGGAATCTTCGTCCTGGTCTGGCTCGTCCTGGCCATCCAGCCCGTCGATCGGGCCGACTGGGCGCTGGAAAACGCGCTGGTGGCCGGCTTCGTCGGCGTGCTGACAATCACTTACCGGCGCTTCCCTTTCTCACGGGTCTCCTACACCCTCATCTTCCTCTTTCTCTGCATGCATGAGATTGGGGCGCACTACACCTACGCGAAAGTTCCCTACGATCACTGGTTCAGTCTGATTACAGGTCATGGGCTCAACTCCATGATCGGCGCGGGGCGGAACCATTTCGATCGGCTCGGCCATTTCGCGTTCGGGCTATTGCTGAGCTACCCGATGCGCGAGATCTTCGTACGCGTGGCGGAAGCCAGAGGCTTCTGGAGCTACTACCTTCCTCTGGACATGACGATGGCCTTCTCGATGGTCTTCGAGCTGATCGAATGGGCCGTGGCCGAAATCTTCGGCGGCGATCTGGGGATTGCCTATCTGGGAGCGCAGGGAGACCCCTGGGACGCACAGAAAGACATGGCCCTGGCGACCCTCGGTGGCCTCCTGGCGATGCTGGTCACCGCCTTGATCAATATGCACCAGGAACGTGACTTCGCGCGCGACTGGATTGAGAGCCTGCGCGTCAAGCGGCGCACGCTGGATGGCAAGAGAAAAGCTTAAGGAGTCGAAGTGCGTATGAATGCCAGATTGGGTTGGATTCTGGGTGTCTCGATGCTGCTGAGCGGCATCGCCTGCGGCGTGGAGAATTCGTCTCCTCCGCAGGGCGGGAGCCCCAAGGAAAGCCAGAAGAGCCCGGAGAAGAAAGAAGCGTCACAGCCGACCGCAACACGCTACAAGGTGAATCCCGCGAAGAGCCACATGACGGCCCAGGTCGGGGTGGGGGGCATGCTCAAGAGCCTGGGTCATCCACACCTGATCGCCCTCCGGGAGGTGCAGGGGGAGGCGGAGACGGCGTCGCAGCTCGTCGGTCCGGCGACGATTCACCTGCGCTTCGCCACCGGCTCGGCGGAGGAGACGAGCAAGGAGTTCGACGAGAAGGACCGGCAGAAAGTGAACACCGCGGTGCGGCAGGAGGCGCTGGAGACGGCGCGCTTTCCGGAGGTGGTCTTCAAGAGCCGGAAGGTCGAGGTCAGGGAATCGGGCGAGCACTTGTATGCCGCCGCGATCAGCGGCGATCTCACGC
Coding sequences within it:
- a CDS encoding FAD-binding oxidoreductase yields the protein MTFEARTIEALKQSVAGEVLLPGSESYESARKIWNAMVDKRPGVIVRCMGTPDVVRAVNFARTTAAPLAVRGGGHNIAGSALCDEGIVIDLSSMRAVSVDPHARRVIVEAGARLADLDAATQVHGLATPLGINSTTGVAGLTLGGGFGWLSRKYGMTVDNLEAAEVVTAAGEVMRASATQHPDLFWALRGGSGNFGVVTRFEFRLHPVGPGVLSGLIVYPLDQAKSVLRQYRDFIAQAPDELSVWAVLRLAPPLPFLRPSVHGKAVLVLALLYAGDPEAGAKRIEPLRKFGKVVGEAVGVQPYTAWQQAFDPLLAPGARNYWKSHNLVELADGLFDAVIESIEKLPSPQCEIFFGAIGGATTRPAPEATAYAHRDTRFVMNVHGRWDEAADDERCIRWTRDFFESSAPFASAGVYVNFLTADERDRVRAAYGVNYERLARVKRRYDADNLFKVNQNIQPA
- a CDS encoding DUF2238 domain-containing protein, producing the protein MKRLSHPHYVLLLAGIFVLVWLVLAIQPVDRADWALENALVAGFVGVLTITYRRFPFSRVSYTLIFLFLCMHEIGAHYTYAKVPYDHWFSLITGHGLNSMIGAGRNHFDRLGHFAFGLLLSYPMREIFVRVAEARGFWSYYLPLDMTMAFSMVFELIEWAVAEIFGGDLGIAYLGAQGDPWDAQKDMALATLGGLLAMLVTALINMHQERDFARDWIESLRVKRRTLDGKRKA
- a CDS encoding YceI family protein yields the protein MNARLGWILGVSMLLSGIACGVENSSPPQGGSPKESQKSPEKKEASQPTATRYKVNPAKSHMTAQVGVGGMLKSLGHPHLIALREVQGEAETASQLVGPATIHLRFATGSAEETSKEFDEKDRQKVNTAVRQEALETARFPEVVFKSRKVEVRESGEHLYAAAISGDLTLHGVTHEVSFPAKVSLQGKSLRAEGSFTILHSTYGIKRLSAAGGTIKAKDEIVLSFDIQADPD